CGAGCACCACGAGTTGGAGATCGTCACCGGCGTCGAGGTCACCCGCGTGGAGCCCGCGCCCGACGGCACCGGCTGGCTGCTGCACGCCACCGGCGGCCGCCGGCTGACCGGCGGCGCGGTCGTCGTCGCAACCGGATACAACCACACCCCCCGCATCCCGCAGTGGCCCGGCCGCGACACCTACACCGGCGACTTCCTGCACGCCTGCGCGTACCGCAACCCCGAGCCCTACGCCGGCCGGGACGTCCTCGTCGTCGGCGTCGGCAACACCGGCGCGGAGATCGCCGTCGACCTCGTCGAGGGCGGGGCCTCGCGCGTACGGCTGTCGGTGCGCACCGCGCCCCACATCGTCCGCCGCTCCACCGCCGGCTGGGCCGCCCAGTACACCGGCGTCCTCGTCCGCCGCCTCCCGGTCGGCCTCGTCGACCGGCTCGCCCGGCCGCTGGCCAGGCTGAGCGTGCCCGACCTCGCCGAGCACGGCCTGCCCCGCCCGGACACCGGCCTCTACAGCAGGGTCACCGAGGGCGCGATCCCGGTGCAGGACGTGGGTCTCATCGACGCGGTCCGCACGGGCAAGGTCGAGATCGTGGCCGCGGTGGAGGCCTTCGACGGCGACGAGGTCGTCCTCGCCGACGGCAACCGCGCCGGCCCCGACACGGTCATCGCGGCCACCGGCTACGTCCGCGCCCTGGGCCCCCTCGTCGGCCACCTCGACGTCCTGGACGACCAGGGCGGACCGGTCGCGCACGGCGCCCGCACCCCGAGGAACGCACCCGGCCTGTACTTCACCGGCTTCACCACCCCGATCAGCGGCACGCTCCGCGAACTCGCCATCGACGCGGAGAGGATCGCCAGGGCCGTCGCCCGGAAAAGCGCCGACGAGGTCTCCCGCATCCCCGGCTGACCGACGCACCCGCGCCCCTCCTGCGGCCCCCGCCATATCCTGACAGAGTGTCAGTTACGTGCACCGCCACACGTAAGCGGGGGCGGCACCGGCCGCGGTTGCCGCGCGGGCGCCGATCCGCGGGGCGGTGCGGCCGGGGAGCAGGCGGCCGTCCTGGGGCCTGTCGTTCGGATCACGCCGCAGACGACAGACCCTGGGCCGTGGCGAGCGGAGCCGTCGGCTTCCTGCGGATCACCAGCGCCATCAGCGTCGCCGCCGCGCACAGCGCCCCGGAGGCGTACCACATCACGTCGTACGACCCGAACACGTCCCGCGCGACGCCGCCCAGGAAGGCCACCGCCGCCGCCCCGATCTGGTGCGAGGCCAGCACCCAGCCGAACACGATCGCGCTGTCGTCCCCGTACTGCTCCCGGCACAGCGCCAGCGTCGGCGGCACGGTGGCGACCCAGTCGAGCCCGTAGAAGACGATGAAGAAGATCATCGGCGGGCGCACGTCGGGGCCCAGGAGCAGGGGCAGGAACAGGAGCGAGACGCCCCGCAGCGCGTAGTACACCGCCAGCAGCCGCCGCGCGTCGAACCGGTCGGTGAACCAGCCGGAGGCCACCGTGCCGACCACGTCGAACACCCCGATGACCGCGAGCAGCGAGGCCGCCGCCGTGATCGGCATGCCGTGGTCGTGGGCCGCGGGCACGAAATGGGTCTGGATCAGGCCGTTCGTGGACGCGCCGCAGATCGCGAACGTCCCCGCCAGCAGCCAGAAGGGACCGGTGCGGACGGCGGAGAGGAGCACGGTCACCGCCCGCCGCGCCGCACCCGGCACGGAAACCGGCTTCGGCACGAACTCCGCGGCGCCGTACGGCTTCAGGCCCACGTCCGCCGGATGGTCCCGCAGCAGCAGCCAGACGAACGGCACCACCGCGAGGGCGGCGAGCGCCACCGTGACGGCGGCCGGGCGCCAGTCGTGGGTCGCGACGATCCAGGACAGTACCGGCAGGAAGATCAGCTGACCCGACGCCGAGGCGGCGGTGAGGATGCCGGTGACCAGACCGCGCCGCTCGGTGAACCAGCGGTTGGTGACGGTCGCCGCGAACGCCAGCGCCATCGAGCCGCTGCCGAGGCCGACCAGCAGGCCCCAGCACAGCAGCAGTTGCCAGGCCGCGGTCATCCACACCGTCGCGCCCGAGCCGATCGCGATCACGGTCAGCGCGCCGGCGACGACCCGCCGGATGCCGAAGCGGTCCATCAGCGCGGCCGCGAACGGCGCGGTCAGACCGTACAGGGCGAGGTTGACGGAGACCGCCGCGCCGATCGTGCCGTGGGACCAGCCGAACTCCTGGTGCAGGGGGTCGATCAGCAGCCCCGGCAGGGAGCGGAAGGCCGCCGCGCCGATGATCGTCACGAAGGTGACGGCGGCGACGAACCACGCGCGGTGGATGCGCGCACGACCCGGCTGCGGGGTGGGGACGACTGCCGCGGTTTCGCTTGTCTGGGTCACGACACACAGCTTCCGGCCAGGGCACCCCACGATCGAGTGACCCGAAGGACAGTGTTCGTTAGGATCGGGCCATGGATACGGCCGCCGCCCCTTTCCGTCCCCACCGCGTCGTCGTCCTCGCTCTCGACGGTCTGCTCCCCTTCGAGCTGGGCATCCCGCACCGGATCTTCGGCCGTCCCAAGGACGCCCTGGGCCGGCGCCTGTACGAGGTCGTCACCTGCTCGATCCGGCCGCCGGGCCCGGTGGAGACCGACGCCGACTTCTCCGTCCACGTCGCCCACGGCCCCGAGACCCTCGCCACCGCCGACACCGTGATCATCCCGGCGTCGTACGAACTCGGCCCGGTGTACGAGGAGGGCGTCCTCACCCGCGAACTGGCCGCCGCCCTCGCCCACATCGGCCCCGGCACCCGCCTCGCCTCCATCTGCACGGGCGTGTACGTCCTGGCCGCCGCCGGCCACCTGGACGGTCGCCCCGCGACCACGCACTGGGCCGACGCCGAGCGCCTCCAGCGGCTCTTCCCGCACGTCAGGGTGGACCCCGACGTCCTGTTCATCGACGACGGCGACGTCCTGACCTCGGCGGGCGTCGCGGCCGGCATCGACCTGTGCCTGCACATCGTGCGCCGTGACCACGGCACGGCGGTGGCCAACGAGGTGGCCCGGCGCACCGTCGTGCCCCCGCACCGCGACGGCGGGCAGGCGCAGTACGTCCAGCGGCCGGTGCCCGATCCGCAGCAGGCCTCCACGACCACCGCGCGGGCGTGGGCGCTCGGTCGGCTGCACGAGCCGATCCAACTGCGCGACATGGCCGAGCAGGTGGCCATGTCGGTGCGCACCTTCACCCGCCGGTTCCGCGAGGAGGTCGGCGTCAGCCCCGGCCAGTGGCTCACCCAGCAGCGCGTCGAACGCGCCCGCCACCTGCTGGAGTCCACCGACCTGTCCGTCGACCAGGTCGCCCACGACGCGGGCTTCGGCACGGCCCAGTCGATGCGCCAGCACCTCCAGGCGGCCCTGGGCGTCACGCCGACGGCGTACCGGCGGACGTTCCGGGCCGCGGCGAACGTCGCCCTGAGAAGGTGACGGCCGCGCGAGGGCAGAGCCGGAATCCGGAAGAGTTGTCCACAGGCTGTGGAGGAACCGGCCGCTTCGCCTTCTCATGACGGCGATGCGTGAGCCGTTGGCGGGCGCGCCGCTTTGCCGGTGACGCCCGTCGCCCTGCTGTGAATCGTGAGGGTGTCTGCGCATCGCGGGCGGCCCTGGTGATTCCGGATGGCGGCGCGTGCGCACTCGCCCCGAGCGCGGCGCCACACGCCGACCATCCGGCTCCGGCGCACCCGCCCCGGTTCCTCTTGCCCTGATGACGGAACCAACGCCGAATCGCGACTCGCACTCGACGAGGGCTCCCGTCACCGGAGCCCTCGCCGTCCCCTCGCGACGAACCGCTCTCCCCAGCGTGATCAACCGGACACGTCGCGTCAACAGCGATGCGGGAATTCGCCGCTCACATCCCGTTCGGCGTAGGCGCGCACGGAAGCACACACGGGCGCACATCCCCCCACCGGCCCGGACGGGCCCGGCACTGTTGCCACCGTGCCCCGGTCGCGACACCGTGCCCCGGTCGCGACGCCGGGCGCCTCACACGGCCTCGTACGCCAGCCCCCCGTAACCCCCCTCGTACCCCTCATGTCCGTCGAGCCCGTCCAGGCCCTCGCCTGCGGCTCTTCCCCCGCTGTACGCCATCGCCGCCGCGGGCGGTTCGGCGTAGCGGTCCAGTTCGCACCAGATGTGCTTGCCGATCCCCTCGGGGCTCCAGCCCCAGCGGTCGGCGAGCCCGTCGACGAGGGCGAGACCGCGTCCGCCGGTCTCCTCGCCGTCCGCCCACCGGGGCACCGGGGCGCGCGTGCTGCCGTCGGCGACCTCCAGACGGACGGTCGCCGGCTGGGGCAGGGAGAGGCGCAGCACGGCGGGGCAGCCGGTGTGCACGACGGCGTTGGTGACCAGTTCGGAGACGAGCAGGACCAGTGTCTCGGCGAGCGAATCGTCGGCCGCTATGCCGCACCCGGCGAGCCGCGAGCGAGCCCACCGCCGGGCGCGCCCCACTTCCGCGGGGTCGGGCCGGATCTCCAGCTGCACTTGAAGCACCTGCACCGCTCACACCATCCGAACCGGTGGACACAGAGGCTCACGCCTCATGAGGGCCACGATCGTAGCCATTTTCTGCATGACCAGAACAACGGCCAGAGCAGGGATCACGGAACGTGAATCCCGTACGCAAAAGCATGGTTGACGTACAGTCACCCCAACAAGCGCTTCGGGCATATTCCAGCGCGAAGGAGTACCCGTGCGGCATACTGTGCGACGCTCGTCGCGGAGAGTCGAACAGGCGGCGGAACAAGGCCCGTCACCGGCGTGACTCGTGCTCGGAACCTCTCGCATCTCACACAAGGTACCGGAGCGGACCTTCGACTCCAGGACGTGACGAGTCACACCTAGGACACAAGGCGATATCAACGCTCCGTAATGCCGGTATGCCACAATCCGCGACACTCCAGGTCCCGGAGTTCGCCGATGCCGCAGGCCGGCGCCCCGTCAGGCTGTTTCGACAGCGGATCACACGCGAGCCCTTGGTCACTCTGCGCATTGATACGCGCACTCTGGGTTCGGGCGCGCACCGCCGCATCGGATACAGGTCCGCCCTCTGCCTCCCAGGTGAGGCCCATGCCGCCGTGCACCCGGAGGCCGCGTCGCGGGCTCCGGGCACGGCCGTCTCGTCGGCGGGCAGCCGGGCGGCGACGATCTCCACGGGGTCCGCCGTGGCGGCCGCCGCGCACACGGCGGCGCGGGCCACCTCCACCCGCAGCGGGGTCCGCGCGCACAGCCGCCGCACGGCCCGGAAGGCACCGGCCGCCCGCCCGAACTGCTCTCGGGTCCGGGCGTGTTGCGCCGCCGACTCGCACACGCGCGCGGGCCGGGCCGAGCTGCTCGGTCGCGGTGAGCAGGAGGGCCCGCGGGTCCGCCGACCGCAGCGGTACGGCCCCGCGCCCCTGGGTTCGGCCGCGCCGCCCGTGCGGGGGACCGACGTCCGCTGGATCCGCTGGACCTCCGGCGCCACCTCCGACGTCAAGGGCGCGCTGAACGGTGGCCGTTGACAGATCGCGCGGCGGCAGCTACCCGGTGTACGCCCTGCGCCCCACCGCCGGTGACGTGGGCTCGATCGCCTTCCGGTGCGCCCGCACGGGCGGCCCCGACCACACGGTGGTGCTGCTGTGCGGCTTCTTGGTCCTGCTGGTCGAGCAGGTGGCGGTCGCGGACGTCGCGGTGATCGGCCTGTCGGATGCCGAGCATGGGCGAACGGGTCCGCGCGGTGGTCGAACAACCGTCGGCAGCCGCCGGATTGACGCAGGCGGCGGTCACGTCGTACCTGCGCGCGGAAGGGCTGCCGGTGCACGAACTGCCGGAGCAGCTGGAGGTGGTCGACGCCCTTCCGTGCAAGGGCACCCTGCGCGAGGTGCTCAAGTACCGGTTGGGGGAGCGTTTCCCGGCTACTCGGGCACGGTGAAGTAGCGGGCGAACGCCGCGACGACGTCCGCCTCGCTCACCTTGCCGTCGCCGTCGCCGTCGAGCGCGCCGGCCGCGGCCCGCGCGGTGTCCTCGGGCGTTCCGAGCACCCGCAGCACGCGCGCGATGTCCTCGATCGTGGCCGCGCCGTCGCCGTCCGGGTCGGCTACGGCGAGCGCGGCGTGCAGGAAGGGGCGGGCGATCTCGGCGAACCGGTCGGGGTTGTCGCGCAGCCGCTTGACCGCGCCGGTGACGAACTCCTCGCGGGTGATGCGCTGGTCACCGTCCCGGTCCGCTATCCCGGCCATGCCCTGCCAGAAGGCCTCCGCGCCGCCGTACAGCGCCTGCCCCTTGTCGGAGCGGGACGCCGTGCCGAACTCCGCGAGCAGCGCCTTGGCCGCGCCACTGAAGTCCTCGCGGTCGATGTAGCCGTTGCCGTCCTGGTCGAAGGTGGCGAACCGGGCCGCGATCCTGCGCTCGTACTCGCTGCTGACCATGTCTTTCAGGCCGCCTCACGTCATGTCGGGGTGCGTCTCGCCAGGGAGCGTACGACGACCGTGGCGGTTCCGGAGCGGGAAAACGACGGTTGTGCCAAGACCGGGGGAATTTCGGGACAACGATGTGGCGCGGAGTTCACGCGGACAGCGGGCCGGCGTCGTCCGAGGTCGCGGCAGCCACATCGGCGTGCACGTCGAACAGCCGACGCACGCCCAGCGCCCCGAGCACGCGGTTGACGTGGGAGCCGTCGGCCGCGCCCTGCGCCGGAAGTATCAGCCGCAACCGCCCCTGACAGGAGCGCAGCAGCCGACGGGCCGCGATCAGCACACCCACACCGCTGGAGTCGCAGAACCAGACCTCCGAGAGGTCGAGGACGAGACTGTGGCGGCCCTCGGCCACCGCGTCGTGCACCCGTTGACGCAGCACCGGCGACGTCACCAGGTCCAGCTCGCCCGACACGTGGAGCACGGCCCAGTCGCCCTGCTCACCGCCGGTCACTTTGAACGCCACCACCATGCCCTTCGTCGCCGGAACGTGCGGGAAACAGCCGGAACCGCACGGAACCACCCGGAAACGGAACCAGTTCCTACGTTTCCTTGCGGCGCGGCTGCCCACCGGCCGTTCCCTGAAACACTCCACCGAAAACGAGACCCGAACGAAAAAGGCTTGATTACGTCGAGTTCAATCCGATTCGATCAGGTCTGGTCCTGTGCCCATGGGGTAGGCGCGGCCCGGAAGCGCACTACCACCTGCGCCTCGCCAAGGGGCGCGCATTGTCACAAAGGGGCGTGCGTCGTCCGACGTGCCGACTACATTCGAGGTGGCGATGGACGCAGGCTGGACACCGGGACGGAGCTGGGGAGGGGGCCGTATGGCGAAGAAGGACGCACCGCCCCGCTGGGACCGCAAGATGCAGCAGCGACTCGCACGCGGTGAGGCCGCCGCCCTCGGCGAGCTCTACGACCGTTTCGCCTCCCTCGTCCACGGCGTGGCCCACCGCGTGCTCGGCGACGAGCGGGCCGCCGACGGCATCACCCGTGACGTCTTCGTCCACCTCTGGGAACACCCCGACGCCTACGATCCCAAGCAGGGCCCGCTCCGCTCGTGGGTCGCCGCCCTCACCCACCGCCTGGCCGTGCAACGGCTGCGCGCCACCGAGGCCGCCGCCCTCGCCGAGGGCGGCCACGGCTCGGACGAGGAACTGGAGCGCAAGGTCCGCCACGCCTCGGTCGCCGCCCGTGCGGACTACATCGTCCAGTCCATGCCCGCCCCGCTGCGCGCCGCTCTGGAGCGGGCCTACTTCCAGCGCCGCGACTACCGCCAGACCGCCACCGACCTCGGCATCACCGAGGACGAGGCACGCCGCCGCCTCCGCCTGGGGCTGCAGCTCCTCGCCACGGCCCACGACGTCGGCACACCGCCCGGATACGGAGGTGCGGTGTGACCGACCCGAACCACCACGAACCGCACGACGAGCACGACGAGCACCACAAGCACGACGAGCACCACAAGCACGACGAGCACGTGGACCACGGCGGGAAGAAGGACGAGGGGGACCAGCGGCCCCCGTACGACTCCGGTTCCGGCCGGAGCAGCAAGGGCGCCACGTCCGACCAGCCGCGCATACCGATGCCGAGGGCCTCCGTCGAGGACACGGGCCTGCCCCTGCCCACCCTCGACGCGCTCCCCACCCCACCGCCGTCCCTCCCGCACCCCGTACTGAAGTCCCTGCTGGGCGCCTGGGCGCTGGCGGCCTGCTCCCCCGAGGAGACGACTGCGGTCGAGGACCACCTGGGCACCTGCGGAAGCTGCGCCGAGGAGGCCCGGCGGCTGCGCGAGGCGGTCGGCCTGCTGCAACGCCCCGACAGCCTCGACCTGGACCCTGGCCTGCGCACGCGCGTCCTGGATTCCTGCCTGGACCGGCGCCCACCGCGCATCCCGGTACCCGAGTGGGCCACGCCCTACGACGCCGAGACCGCGCGCCTGGACGCCCTCCTGCAGGACTTCGGCGACGCCGAGTGGCACGCGCCGGTACGGCTGCGCTGGTTCGACGGCACGGGGCCGGCCAGCCGCCGCACGACCGTCGCCGGCGTCATCGCCCACCTCCTCGCCGTCGACGGCCTGATCGCGCTCGCCCTCGGCCTCGACGACCCGCTCGGCGACACGGACGCCGACGCACCGACCCCGACGGGCCGCACGGAGGCGTACTGGCGGGCCTCGCACTTCCCGCCGACCCGCACCGTGCGGGCGCCCTGGCGGGAACAGGGTCACGGCATCGTGCGCACGGTGTCCTTCACCGGCGGCGGCGCGGGCAAGCTGGGTGTGTCGTACGGCGACGGCGCACTGCCGCTGCACGACGCGATGATCGACCGGGCCTTCGAGTGCTGGGTGCATGCGGAGGACATCGCGGAGGCGGTGGACTACCCGTACGACCCTCCGTCCGGCCGCCACCTCAACCGCATGATCGACCTGGCGGTCCGGCTGCTCCCGGGCACACTCGCGCAGCGCCGCCGCGCGGGCCTGGCCTCGCCCGCCCCGACGCCCCGCCACCTGGTGCCCGCCGGCAAGCCCGGCCGCACCCTGCGCCTGGAGATCGAGGGGTCGGGCGGCGGCGAGTGGCTGATCCCCCTGGACTCCCCCGCGGCGGTCGGCTCCGCCGACCTGGAGGTGGCCCACGTGGCCCTGGACGGCGTCGAGTTCTGCCGCCTGGCGGCGGGCCATGTCTCCCCCGACGACGCGGCGGCGGGTCAGCTCGGCGACCGCGAGGCCATCAGGGACGTCCTGTACGCGGCGGCGTCGCTGAGCCGCATGTAGCGCACCCCGGCCTCACCGGAGCCGCATGTAGCGCAGCCCGGGTAGCCGCATGTGGACGCACCCCGGCCTCACCGGAGCCGCACGTCCACGCACCCCCGTCTCACTGCGGCCGCTTGCGGCCGCACCCGGCTTCACCGAGCCGGACGCAGGCTCACCCCGGCGTCGCCGCCCAGCAGGCCGAGGCTCGTGCAAGCGCTCTCCGGCGTCAGTGAGCCGAAGGCGGGCGCGTCCGGCGTCGCCGCCGCCCGGCAGGCCGGTGGTCGGTGCGCCGACTAGGCGAAGACCACCGTGCGGCGACCGTTCAGCAGGATGCGGCGCTCGGCGTGCCACTTCACGGCCCGGGCCAGCGCCTGGCACTCCACGTCGCGGCCCACCCCGACCAGCTGGTCGGGGGTGACGTCGTGGGCGACCCGCTCGACCTCCTGCTCGATGATCGGGCCCTCGTCCAGGTCCGCCGTGACGTAGTGCGCCGTCGCGCCGATCAGCTTCACACCCCGCGCGTGCGCCTGGTGGTACGGCTTCGCGCCCTTGAAGCTCGGCAGGAACGAGTGGTGGATGTTGATGATCCGCCCGCTCAGCTGCTTGCACAGATCGTCCGACAGCACCTGCATGTACCGGGCCAGCACCACCAGCTCCACCCCCTCCTCCCGGACGATCTCCAGAAGCCGCGCCTCGGCGTCCGGCTTCGTGTCCTTCGTGACGGGGATGTGGTGGAACGGAATCCCGTAGGAACCCACCAGCTCGGCGAAATCGGTGTGATTGGACACCACACCGGCGATCTCCACGGGCAGCGCGCCGATCCGGGCCCGGAACAGCAGATCGTTCAGGCAGTGCCCGAACTTGCTGACCATGAGCAGGATGCGCATCTTCTCGTCGGCCCGGTCGAGCTGCCAATCCATCTGGAACGAGTCACCGATCGCCGCGAAGCTGGCCCGCAGCTTGTCCACCGTCACCGGCGCCTCCGCCGAGAAGTGGACCCGCATGAAGAACAGCCCCGTGTCGTGGTCACCGAACTGCTGGCTGTCCTCGATGTTGCAGCCGGTCATGAACAGGTAGCTCGACACGGCGTGCACGATGCCCTTCTTGTCCGGGCACGACAGGGTGAGAACGTACTGATCGGCCGGCGCGGCCGCGGCTCGGTTGGACTGCGCGTTCATGCAGCACAGGGTCCCACACGGAGCCGAGCGGCCAGAAACTCCGGCCACCATGCGGAACGAGCCGGTCGCGCCCGGCTAGGCCGACCGCGTCAATATGCGCAGCACCTCCAGGGTGCGGGGCGCCACGTCCGGGTCCTCACCGTCGCTCGTGGCCATCCGGACGTGCGCGTCCCGCGCCGCCCGCACCGCCTCCGGCCACGCCGGGTGCTCGACGTAGGAGGAGACCGGCGCGTCCGGCCCCACCTGGTGCATGATCCGCAGCACCCGCAGCACCGCGGTGTCGACCAGCGCCGCCTCCTGCGAGTCCCGGAATATCGTCCCGACGTACTTCTCGGCGGACCAGTGGTCCAGCCAGGTGTCCTCGACCAGGCGGTACACGGCGTCGGTGACGTCCCCGTACCCCTCGACGCCGGCCAGCCAGACGTCCCGCTGGAACACCGGGTCGGAGAGCATGTGCAGCGCGGAGCGCACATTGCTGCGCCAGCGCCACCACGGCATGTCGTTCAGTGGCATGGCACCCATCGTGGATGAGCGATGCCCGCGGCGGGAAGAGTTCGCCGAACCTTGTAGACCTTGCACACCTTGCACGGTCATCGATCGTACGTTCCTCGCCACGCGCCGTTCACCGGACCCCGCAATTCACCTGTCCGTCACCTGTCATTGACCGACAGTCACTCGGAGGTTAGTGATGTGGCGGAATCGTGCGGATGCATGACTGGCAGGCGACGCACCCGCAGCACATTCCTCCACGCCCTCACCAGGCCCGTCAGAGCCCTGCGCACAGCGGGAGTCCTGGTGGCGTGCGCGTCGCTGGCCGTCGGATGCGGGGTCGTCCCCGGCTTCTCGGGGGGCGCCGACGACGACCCGATCACCGTCATGACCTGGGCGCCGCAGGACACCAACGCCACGAACAAGCCCGGCATGCCGGCCATGGCGCTCGCCTACGCCCGCCACGTCAACGCCCACGGCGGCATCAACGGCCGCAAGCTGAAGGTCGTGATCTGCAACGACCGCAACGACAGCGTGCACGCCGCGA
This region of Streptomyces chromofuscus genomic DNA includes:
- the purU gene encoding formyltetrahydrofolate deformylase; translated protein: MNAQSNRAAAAPADQYVLTLSCPDKKGIVHAVSSYLFMTGCNIEDSQQFGDHDTGLFFMRVHFSAEAPVTVDKLRASFAAIGDSFQMDWQLDRADEKMRILLMVSKFGHCLNDLLFRARIGALPVEIAGVVSNHTDFAELVGSYGIPFHHIPVTKDTKPDAEARLLEIVREEGVELVVLARYMQVLSDDLCKQLSGRIINIHHSFLPSFKGAKPYHQAHARGVKLIGATAHYVTADLDEGPIIEQEVERVAHDVTPDQLVGVGRDVECQALARAVKWHAERRILLNGRRTVVFA
- a CDS encoding MFS transporter translates to MTQTSETAAVVPTPQPGRARIHRAWFVAAVTFVTIIGAAAFRSLPGLLIDPLHQEFGWSHGTIGAAVSVNLALYGLTAPFAAALMDRFGIRRVVAGALTVIAIGSGATVWMTAAWQLLLCWGLLVGLGSGSMALAFAATVTNRWFTERRGLVTGILTAASASGQLIFLPVLSWIVATHDWRPAAVTVALAALAVVPFVWLLLRDHPADVGLKPYGAAEFVPKPVSVPGAARRAVTVLLSAVRTGPFWLLAGTFAICGASTNGLIQTHFVPAAHDHGMPITAAASLLAVIGVFDVVGTVASGWFTDRFDARRLLAVYYALRGVSLLFLPLLLGPDVRPPMIFFIVFYGLDWVATVPPTLALCREQYGDDSAIVFGWVLASHQIGAAAVAFLGGVARDVFGSYDVMWYASGALCAAATLMALVIRRKPTAPLATAQGLSSAA
- a CDS encoding sigma-70 family RNA polymerase sigma factor: MAKKDAPPRWDRKMQQRLARGEAAALGELYDRFASLVHGVAHRVLGDERAADGITRDVFVHLWEHPDAYDPKQGPLRSWVAALTHRLAVQRLRATEAAALAEGGHGSDEELERKVRHASVAARADYIVQSMPAPLRAALERAYFQRRDYRQTATDLGITEDEARRRLRLGLQLLATAHDVGTPPGYGGAV
- a CDS encoding EF-hand domain-containing protein, yielding MVSSEYERRIAARFATFDQDGNGYIDREDFSGAAKALLAEFGTASRSDKGQALYGGAEAFWQGMAGIADRDGDQRITREEFVTGAVKRLRDNPDRFAEIARPFLHAALAVADPDGDGAATIEDIARVLRVLGTPEDTARAAAGALDGDGDGKVSEADVVAAFARYFTVPE
- a CDS encoding flavin-containing monooxygenase, yielding MPDSTAPTNDEAPKPTATSPESARAEAGGPGGAKVPRQKGSRGVRQAPADRPVYVIGGGPGGLAAAQALRARGIRAVVLEKSDRVGASWRRHYDRLHLHTTRRLSALPGLPMPRRFGRWVARDDVVRYLEKYAEHHELEIVTGVEVTRVEPAPDGTGWLLHATGGRRLTGGAVVVATGYNHTPRIPQWPGRDTYTGDFLHACAYRNPEPYAGRDVLVVGVGNTGAEIAVDLVEGGASRVRLSVRTAPHIVRRSTAGWAAQYTGVLVRRLPVGLVDRLARPLARLSVPDLAEHGLPRPDTGLYSRVTEGAIPVQDVGLIDAVRTGKVEIVAAVEAFDGDEVVLADGNRAGPDTVIAATGYVRALGPLVGHLDVLDDQGGPVAHGARTPRNAPGLYFTGFTTPISGTLRELAIDAERIARAVARKSADEVSRIPG
- a CDS encoding ATP-binding protein, coding for MQLEIRPDPAEVGRARRWARSRLAGCGIAADDSLAETLVLLVSELVTNAVVHTGCPAVLRLSLPQPATVRLEVADGSTRAPVPRWADGEETGGRGLALVDGLADRWGWSPEGIGKHIWCELDRYAEPPAAAMAYSGGRAAGEGLDGLDGHEGYEGGYGGLAYEAV
- a CDS encoding maleylpyruvate isomerase N-terminal domain-containing protein; amino-acid sequence: MPMPRASVEDTGLPLPTLDALPTPPPSLPHPVLKSLLGAWALAACSPEETTAVEDHLGTCGSCAEEARRLREAVGLLQRPDSLDLDPGLRTRVLDSCLDRRPPRIPVPEWATPYDAETARLDALLQDFGDAEWHAPVRLRWFDGTGPASRRTTVAGVIAHLLAVDGLIALALGLDDPLGDTDADAPTPTGRTEAYWRASHFPPTRTVRAPWREQGHGIVRTVSFTGGGAGKLGVSYGDGALPLHDAMIDRAFECWVHAEDIAEAVDYPYDPPSGRHLNRMIDLAVRLLPGTLAQRRRAGLASPAPTPRHLVPAGKPGRTLRLEIEGSGGGEWLIPLDSPAAVGSADLEVAHVALDGVEFCRLAAGHVSPDDAAAGQLGDREAIRDVLYAAASLSRM
- a CDS encoding STAS domain-containing protein — its product is MVVAFKVTGGEQGDWAVLHVSGELDLVTSPVLRQRVHDAVAEGRHSLVLDLSEVWFCDSSGVGVLIAARRLLRSCQGRLRLILPAQGAADGSHVNRVLGALGVRRLFDVHADVAAATSDDAGPLSA
- a CDS encoding SCO4402 family protein yields the protein MTVQGVQGLQGSANSSRRGHRSSTMGAMPLNDMPWWRWRSNVRSALHMLSDPVFQRDVWLAGVEGYGDVTDAVYRLVEDTWLDHWSAEKYVGTIFRDSQEAALVDTAVLRVLRIMHQVGPDAPVSSYVEHPAWPEAVRAARDAHVRMATSDGEDPDVAPRTLEVLRILTRSA
- a CDS encoding GlxA family transcriptional regulator, which translates into the protein MDTAAAPFRPHRVVVLALDGLLPFELGIPHRIFGRPKDALGRRLYEVVTCSIRPPGPVETDADFSVHVAHGPETLATADTVIIPASYELGPVYEEGVLTRELAAALAHIGPGTRLASICTGVYVLAAAGHLDGRPATTHWADAERLQRLFPHVRVDPDVLFIDDGDVLTSAGVAAGIDLCLHIVRRDHGTAVANEVARRTVVPPHRDGGQAQYVQRPVPDPQQASTTTARAWALGRLHEPIQLRDMAEQVAMSVRTFTRRFREEVGVSPGQWLTQQRVERARHLLESTDLSVDQVAHDAGFGTAQSMRQHLQAALGVTPTAYRRTFRAAANVALRR
- a CDS encoding acyl-CoA dehydrogenase family protein; amino-acid sequence: MAPEVQRIQRTSVPRTGGAAEPRGAGPYRCGRRTRGPSCSPRPSSSARPARVCESAAQHARTREQFGRAAGAFRAVRRLCARTPLRVEVARAAVCAAAATADPVEIVAARLPADETAVPGARDAASGCTAAWASPGRQRADLYPMRRCAPEPRVRVSMRRVTKGSRVIRCRNSLTGRRPAASANSGTWSVADCGIPALRSVDIALCPRCDSSRPGVEGPLRYLV